A portion of the Bacteroides faecium genome contains these proteins:
- a CDS encoding SusC/RagA family TonB-linked outer membrane protein encodes MRNYIKLLIIGTLCSSTAWAQVSDSISDKTGDEMAKRVEYGRGISYDAKENTAATAVATADELSHRTSVNASNLLYGLLPGVQVLQNANNAWNDGASLLVRGMGTMSTKSPLILVDGFERPLDYLNSSEIESVTVLKDAVSASLYGIKGANGVILVKTKRGVESAPEIDFSYQFNMGTPRRLPDLVDGYTYARALNEGLENDGLQPRYDAKALKAFQEGTYPDFYPNVDWMNEALRDHSYGDNVTFSARGGGKYVKYYSQLNFLDERGILQPTDLNDGYSTQFKYSRLNIRTNLDIKVSSSTQLKLNMFGNFSEHNRPGTEASTIFDALYKVPSGAFPAKTKNNVYGGTTTYANNPIGYIAGTGYARSQGRVLYADMELTQSLDFITKGLTFGARISLDNYATYWDSNTKSFGYESAAMDFETGEETYKTLRNEGTLSFGSSVGDVSNHFNLEARVNYEHSWKEDHKLNATLMYSMDKNTQKERNESTAFIDAIAQAHYVYKNRYMLDASFSGTAASVLEPGNRWGIFPAVGLGWILSEENYLKRNWLNLLKVRASYGIAGRANYDMNLFNSVYGVGSGYYFKDNITSLGGMKESRLGVTGFTYEKSHKVNFGVDLVAWNCLSVTADAFYDHRTDILVDASGTMSTVLGIAAPKQNTGVVDNYGVELAVKWNDRIGDFTYQAGAMFSYSKNEIVEMNEQYRPYEYLKRTGKSLGQIFGYEVEGIYQNQKEIDDREVKQYLSEVRPGDLMFKDQNGDNRIDEYDQVALGYNSTCPEIYYSFDLGAEYKGLGFYALFQGAGNYSKVLNVNSVYRPLVSNNTVSTHYYENRWTKENPNALYPRLTYSGSNNNYNTNSLWVADASFLKLRTLEVYYQFSPKVMKKVSPLRNARLFARAHDLFSWDKIDIMDPEAVKAGHPLMTQYTFGVNLTF; translated from the coding sequence ATGAGGAATTATATAAAACTATTAATCATTGGTACTCTTTGTTCATCTACGGCATGGGCGCAAGTATCAGACAGTATATCAGATAAGACTGGAGATGAGATGGCAAAACGCGTTGAATACGGACGTGGAATCTCTTATGATGCAAAAGAAAATACGGCTGCTACGGCAGTTGCTACGGCGGACGAACTGTCGCATAGGACAAGTGTAAATGCTTCAAACTTACTCTATGGACTATTGCCGGGCGTACAAGTATTGCAGAATGCGAATAATGCCTGGAATGACGGAGCTTCTTTATTGGTTCGTGGAATGGGAACCATGAGTACCAAGTCTCCTTTGATCTTGGTGGATGGGTTCGAGCGTCCCCTCGATTATCTTAATTCATCGGAAATAGAATCGGTAACCGTATTGAAGGATGCTGTTTCCGCTAGTTTGTACGGTATAAAAGGAGCAAACGGAGTGATTCTGGTAAAAACGAAAAGGGGAGTGGAATCTGCGCCTGAGATTGATTTTTCTTATCAATTCAATATGGGGACTCCCCGCCGGCTTCCCGATTTGGTGGATGGCTATACGTATGCCCGTGCGTTAAATGAGGGATTGGAAAATGACGGGTTGCAGCCGCGATACGATGCAAAAGCACTGAAAGCATTTCAGGAAGGTACTTATCCCGATTTCTATCCGAACGTAGATTGGATGAATGAGGCCTTACGCGATCACAGTTATGGTGATAATGTGACGTTCTCAGCCCGTGGTGGAGGGAAGTATGTGAAGTATTACTCACAATTGAATTTTCTGGACGAGCGTGGCATCTTGCAGCCTACCGACCTGAATGATGGTTATTCTACACAGTTTAAGTATTCGCGTTTGAATATTCGTACCAATCTTGATATAAAGGTGAGTAGTTCTACGCAGTTGAAGCTAAATATGTTTGGAAACTTCTCGGAGCATAATCGTCCGGGAACGGAGGCCTCGACTATTTTCGATGCTTTGTATAAAGTTCCTTCCGGTGCTTTTCCGGCTAAAACCAAGAATAATGTGTATGGAGGTACTACGACCTATGCTAATAATCCAATCGGATATATAGCCGGCACCGGTTATGCACGTTCGCAAGGGCGCGTGTTGTATGCAGATATGGAGTTAACGCAGTCTTTGGACTTTATAACGAAGGGGCTGACCTTCGGAGCTAGAATCAGTTTGGACAACTATGCCACTTATTGGGACAGTAATACCAAAAGTTTTGGTTATGAGTCAGCGGCAATGGACTTTGAGACTGGCGAGGAAACATATAAGACATTGAGAAATGAAGGAACCCTTTCTTTTGGAAGTAGTGTCGGTGATGTATCCAATCATTTTAATCTGGAGGCGCGTGTCAATTATGAACATTCCTGGAAAGAAGATCATAAGTTAAATGCGACATTGATGTACTCGATGGATAAAAACACGCAGAAAGAACGTAATGAGTCGACAGCTTTTATAGACGCGATAGCACAAGCGCACTATGTATATAAGAATCGTTATATGCTGGATGCTTCTTTCTCTGGAACGGCTGCCAGTGTATTGGAGCCCGGCAACCGTTGGGGAATCTTCCCTGCGGTAGGACTTGGCTGGATACTTTCGGAAGAAAATTATCTGAAAAGAAACTGGCTGAACCTACTGAAAGTGAGAGCTTCGTACGGCATTGCGGGACGTGCGAATTATGACATGAATCTGTTTAATAGTGTGTATGGTGTAGGTTCCGGATATTACTTTAAAGACAATATCACTTCTTTGGGAGGAATGAAAGAATCACGTTTGGGAGTTACCGGATTTACTTATGAGAAATCCCACAAAGTAAATTTTGGTGTAGACCTTGTCGCATGGAATTGTTTGTCGGTGACGGCAGATGCCTTTTATGACCATCGCACCGATATTTTGGTGGACGCCTCGGGCACTATGTCTACAGTGCTGGGTATTGCTGCTCCTAAACAGAATACCGGGGTGGTAGATAACTACGGAGTGGAACTTGCTGTCAAATGGAACGATCGGATTGGCGACTTTACTTATCAGGCAGGTGCTATGTTTTCTTATAGTAAGAATGAAATCGTAGAAATGAATGAGCAATATCGTCCTTATGAATATCTGAAGCGTACAGGAAAGTCTTTGGGACAAATTTTTGGTTATGAAGTAGAAGGTATTTATCAGAACCAGAAGGAAATAGATGACCGTGAAGTGAAGCAGTATCTGTCGGAAGTTCGTCCGGGGGACTTGATGTTCAAGGATCAGAATGGTGATAATCGTATTGATGAATATGACCAGGTGGCTTTGGGATATAACTCAACCTGCCCTGAAATATATTATTCGTTTGATTTGGGAGCAGAATACAAAGGTCTGGGATTTTATGCCTTGTTCCAGGGAGCTGGTAATTATAGTAAAGTATTGAATGTGAACAGTGTTTATCGTCCTTTGGTGAGTAACAACACAGTTTCTACTCATTATTATGAAAATCGATGGACAAAAGAGAATCCGAATGCCCTGTACCCCCGTCTGACTTATTCCGGTTCGAACAACAACTATAACACAAACAGTTTGTGGGTGGCTGACGCTTCCTTCCTGAAACTAAGAACACTGGAAGTATATTACCAGTTCTCTCCCAAAGTGATGAAAAAAGTAAGCCCATTGAGAAATGCACGTTTATTTGCGCGTGCTCACGATCTGTTCTCTTGGGATAAGATTGATATAATGGATCCGGAAGCGGTCAAGGCTGGTCATCCGTTGATGACACAATATACTTTCGGAGTGAATTTAACTTTCTAA
- a CDS encoding RagB/SusD family nutrient uptake outer membrane protein codes for MKKIILKYYVVGLLAGSLTGCDFIDCDESSDYKKEDIIVSYERTKQMATHVYSFLPNGFCNIDGAMLDAATDDAVHVYRTSKIQRFVDGTWGANSVVDDVWSHYYEGIRAANLYLKEAEGLTFEDWKFNDNYEAWMKSFEYYKHEVRFLRAYYYFELIKRYKNVPLVDKVLTPEEANWVEPASLEKVAKFILDECDELKKILPANFSDGFMDKETGRITRGAAMALASRLKLYLASPLYSSDSPEKWKNAADAAYEIIGQASTLGYGLSKYSDLFDEDNNKEKEVILARPVGESGSFEQSNFPMGVQGGKTSTCPTENLVSAYEMKADGTPFDWGNETMRKNPYAGRDPRLAMTIAYNGMEWPKTALQIWEGGANGLPLNNATVTGYYLKKYVNNDISFESGATVTKKHHNWILFRYGEILLNYAEAMANAFSPSYKDGDKYPISALDAVNELRRRNDVDMPSYPDDISKEDFIKRLKNERRVELAFEGHRFWDVRRWKELDETTEIYKVQIRKDGTDMLYDKQLYGERVVRDCMYFYPISNSERFKNTNLIQNEGW; via the coding sequence ATGAAAAAGATAATACTGAAATATTATGTGGTGGGGCTGTTGGCTGGATCACTTACCGGATGCGATTTCATTGATTGTGACGAGTCGTCGGATTATAAGAAAGAAGACATTATTGTTAGTTATGAACGGACGAAACAAATGGCTACGCATGTATATAGTTTTCTGCCGAACGGGTTCTGCAATATTGATGGAGCTATGCTTGACGCTGCTACCGATGATGCAGTGCATGTATATAGAACGTCTAAGATTCAGCGTTTTGTAGATGGAACATGGGGGGCAAACTCTGTAGTAGATGATGTTTGGAGTCACTACTATGAAGGCATACGTGCTGCTAATCTTTATCTGAAAGAGGCGGAAGGATTGACTTTTGAAGATTGGAAGTTTAATGATAATTACGAAGCTTGGATGAAAAGTTTCGAATATTACAAACATGAAGTACGTTTCTTACGTGCATATTATTATTTTGAGTTGATAAAACGTTATAAAAATGTCCCCTTGGTGGACAAAGTGCTGACTCCCGAAGAAGCCAATTGGGTGGAACCTGCTTCATTAGAGAAAGTCGCCAAGTTTATACTGGATGAGTGCGACGAGTTAAAAAAGATATTGCCGGCAAATTTTAGCGACGGTTTTATGGACAAGGAGACTGGGCGTATCACCCGTGGAGCAGCTATGGCTTTGGCTTCTCGTCTGAAGCTCTATCTGGCAAGTCCTCTTTATTCGTCAGATAGCCCGGAAAAATGGAAAAATGCGGCAGATGCGGCTTATGAGATTATTGGTCAGGCGTCAACATTGGGATATGGATTGAGTAAATATTCCGATTTGTTTGATGAGGATAACAATAAGGAAAAGGAAGTTATTCTTGCACGTCCGGTAGGGGAGAGCGGCAGTTTCGAACAGAGTAATTTTCCTATGGGAGTGCAGGGTGGAAAGACCTCTACGTGCCCGACCGAGAATCTGGTCAGTGCTTACGAAATGAAGGCTGACGGAACTCCTTTTGATTGGGGAAATGAGACGATGCGTAAGAATCCGTATGCAGGTAGAGATCCCCGCTTGGCGATGACGATTGCTTACAATGGTATGGAGTGGCCGAAGACTGCATTGCAGATATGGGAAGGTGGAGCCAACGGGTTACCATTGAATAATGCTACGGTTACGGGTTATTATCTGAAAAAGTATGTCAACAATGATATTAGTTTTGAATCCGGAGCTACGGTTACGAAAAAGCATCATAACTGGATTTTGTTCCGTTACGGAGAAATTCTTCTGAATTATGCCGAAGCGATGGCGAATGCATTCTCGCCGTCCTATAAGGATGGGGATAAATATCCTATAAGTGCTTTGGATGCGGTAAATGAACTTCGTCGTCGTAATGACGTAGATATGCCTTCCTATCCGGATGATATTTCAAAGGAAGATTTTATAAAGCGTTTGAAGAATGAGCGCCGCGTGGAATTAGCATTTGAAGGACATCGTTTTTGGGATGTACGCCGCTGGAAAGAACTGGATGAAACAACCGAAATCTATAAGGTGCAGATAAGGAAAGACGGAACAGATATGTTGTATGACAAACAATTGTATGGCGAACGTGTAGTTAGGGATTGCATGTATTTTTATCCGATTTCTAATTCTGAACGGTTTAAAAACACGAACCTGATACAAAATGAAGGTTGGTAA
- a CDS encoding alginate lyase family protein, which produces MMKVKRAILFSIVILGEFLFFPKIYSQEVPALDKMFPNAVIAREHYDRLKAELSKEGDNTFKTMFDKHIRGYAERVMASGKQPVAAVSSNNNEQGVNIYEEMKSIYYLCVMYVFNQDQRYLEKAVDYLTAWAKINIAEPKANIHEEKYSWAVEGYSLIRNIISAENRQLIDGWMIKRLTQFEKDNDLRGNNWGTCLLRQYYLYGLVLNDNKWINKYKSTYPEWVKGNLFPNGTTTDLLARDAFAYHAYDLSFFAKIAHLIALYEGYDAADNFYMQNVGGGASVKRCVDFWKPFMMNTPKYGHVEFVDTEYEPDKKREDYNKAYDPSSTLYVVDELYEFDDSLKEIFDKYRGGNVWINWRSALSALRWLNDGK; this is translated from the coding sequence ATGATGAAGGTAAAAAGAGCAATTCTTTTCAGTATCGTGATTTTGGGGGAGTTTTTGTTCTTCCCCAAAATCTACTCGCAGGAAGTGCCTGCACTGGACAAAATGTTTCCTAATGCTGTTATCGCAAGAGAACATTATGATAGGTTGAAAGCCGAACTCTCGAAAGAAGGGGATAATACTTTCAAAACAATGTTTGACAAACATATCCGTGGATATGCAGAGAGGGTGATGGCGAGCGGTAAACAGCCGGTTGCCGCCGTCTCTTCGAATAACAATGAGCAGGGAGTGAACATCTATGAGGAAATGAAATCCATTTATTATTTATGTGTGATGTATGTTTTCAACCAAGACCAGCGATATTTGGAAAAGGCTGTAGATTATCTTACGGCATGGGCTAAGATAAATATAGCGGAGCCTAAAGCTAATATTCATGAAGAAAAGTATTCGTGGGCAGTGGAAGGATACTCGCTTATCCGGAATATTATTTCCGCAGAAAACCGGCAGCTCATTGATGGATGGATGATAAAACGTTTGACGCAGTTTGAAAAAGACAATGACTTGCGAGGAAACAACTGGGGAACCTGTTTATTGCGGCAGTACTATCTCTACGGCTTGGTATTGAATGATAATAAATGGATAAACAAGTATAAAAGTACGTATCCCGAATGGGTGAAAGGAAATTTATTTCCCAACGGTACTACTACGGATTTATTGGCGCGTGACGCATTTGCTTATCATGCGTATGATCTTTCTTTTTTTGCAAAAATAGCACATCTGATAGCATTGTATGAGGGGTATGATGCTGCTGACAATTTCTATATGCAGAATGTGGGCGGGGGAGCTTCGGTAAAGAGGTGTGTAGACTTCTGGAAACCCTTTATGATGAATACTCCTAAATACGGACATGTTGAATTTGTGGATACGGAGTATGAGCCTGATAAGAAAAGAGAGGATTATAATAAGGCTTACGACCCTTCGTCTACTCTGTATGTAGTGGATGAGTTGTATGAGTTTGATGATAGCCTGAAGGAAATATTTGATAAGTACCGGGGTGGAAATGTCTGGATAAACTGGCGTTCTGCGTTAAGTGCTCTTCGATGGTTGAATGATGGAAAATAA
- a CDS encoding glycoside hydrolase family 88 protein — MSKIGLLFVLLVSVCCLSCTEKKQGGMVENAFSVAERQLAAQLKAVPEPVAFPRTIRNGELYTTKMNDWTEGFYPGCLWYIYENNRDESWKQSALKWTEALEPLKKLTNHHDIGFLMYCSFGNAYRLTGNEAYKDVLVESARSLCTRFNEKTGCIESWNYRKAWNGKDEWFFPVIIDNMMNLELLYFATKVTGDSLFAKVANKHAATTARNHFRDDYSSYHVVNYDEETGEVLHKATCQGFSDNSTWARGQAWAIYGYTMAYRETKNPDFLNMAVHTADFWLNHPRLPEDGIPYWDFNAGQEGYIPDWNYDPQRFKVIPRDASAAAIAASAFLELSEYVTEGKKYAEAAEHILQSLSSSEYLAEPGTNCNFILKHSVGSIPHGVEIDVPLVYADYYYLEALMRYKNKK, encoded by the coding sequence ATGAGTAAAATAGGATTGTTATTCGTTTTATTGGTGAGTGTATGTTGTCTGTCTTGTACGGAGAAGAAACAGGGCGGCATGGTCGAAAATGCTTTTTCTGTGGCTGAGCGGCAATTGGCTGCCCAGTTGAAAGCTGTACCGGAGCCTGTTGCTTTCCCGCGTACTATTAGAAATGGTGAACTTTATACGACAAAGATGAATGATTGGACAGAAGGATTTTATCCCGGATGTCTTTGGTATATATATGAAAACAATAGGGATGAAAGTTGGAAACAGTCTGCGCTGAAATGGACAGAAGCGTTGGAGCCATTAAAGAAATTGACGAATCATCATGATATAGGTTTTTTGATGTATTGCAGTTTCGGTAATGCTTACCGCCTGACCGGAAATGAAGCTTATAAGGATGTACTGGTCGAATCTGCCCGTTCTTTATGTACACGTTTTAATGAAAAAACCGGTTGTATCGAATCCTGGAATTATCGGAAAGCTTGGAATGGAAAGGATGAATGGTTCTTTCCGGTTATCATTGATAATATGATGAATCTCGAATTGCTCTATTTTGCAACGAAAGTGACGGGAGATTCTCTCTTTGCGAAGGTAGCGAATAAACATGCGGCGACGACAGCCCGAAATCACTTCCGCGATGATTATAGCAGTTACCATGTAGTGAATTATGATGAAGAAACCGGTGAAGTACTTCATAAGGCTACTTGTCAGGGATTCTCTGATAATTCCACTTGGGCTCGCGGGCAGGCATGGGCTATTTATGGCTATACGATGGCTTATCGTGAAACTAAGAATCCGGACTTTCTGAATATGGCTGTCCATACTGCGGATTTTTGGTTGAATCATCCCCGTTTGCCTGAGGATGGCATACCTTATTGGGACTTCAATGCCGGTCAGGAAGGTTATATACCGGATTGGAATTATGATCCTCAACGTTTTAAGGTAATCCCTCGTGATGCGTCAGCGGCTGCAATTGCTGCTTCCGCTTTCCTGGAGTTGTCGGAGTATGTAACGGAAGGAAAGAAGTATGCTGAAGCTGCCGAACATATTTTACAATCTCTATCTTCTTCCGAATATTTGGCGGAGCCGGGAACTAATTGTAATTTCATATTAAAACATAGTGTCGGGAGTATTCCGCATGGAGTGGAGATTGATGTTCCGTTAGTGTATGCCGATTATTACTATTTGGAGGCATTGATGAGATATAAAAACAAAAAATAG
- a CDS encoding glycoside hydrolase family 88/105 protein, translating to MKKKFLFFILSVNVLSVLNGQTMDKMEVWQSMKRVADWQIAHMGEVNHSELNWVNATFYLGVSRWAAVAEQTTQDDSYYKWLMRLGCRNYWQVDQRMYHADDICISQMYLNMYDKYKKQEMLVPTLARTEWVIMNPPTGSFKLDYHDATTLEHWTWCDALFMAPPVYLHLYNITGDKKFIRFMDKEYKLTYDYLFDKEENLFYRDHRYFDKKEANGANVFWGRGNGWVLGGLVEMLREFPAKSKYRPFYQELFQKMCRRIAELQNSDGFWHASLLDPDSYPSPETSCSGFFVYALAYGINEGLLPKEQFLPIVTSGWRALLSAVEKDGKLGYVQPVGADPKNVTREMSEVYGPGAFLLAGTEIYRMLQDSIIN from the coding sequence ATGAAGAAAAAGTTCCTGTTCTTTATTTTAAGCGTCAATGTTTTGAGTGTGCTGAACGGTCAAACAATGGATAAAATGGAAGTATGGCAATCTATGAAGCGGGTAGCTGATTGGCAGATTGCTCATATGGGGGAGGTAAATCACAGTGAATTGAACTGGGTAAATGCTACTTTTTATTTGGGGGTATCCCGCTGGGCGGCTGTCGCCGAACAAACCACTCAAGATGATTCTTATTATAAATGGTTGATGCGTTTGGGGTGTCGCAACTATTGGCAGGTAGACCAACGTATGTATCATGCAGATGATATTTGTATTTCGCAGATGTATTTAAATATGTATGATAAATATAAAAAGCAGGAAATGCTTGTTCCTACTTTAGCACGTACGGAGTGGGTAATAATGAATCCCCCTACCGGTTCATTTAAATTGGATTATCATGATGCGACGACTTTGGAACATTGGACTTGGTGTGATGCTCTTTTTATGGCTCCTCCCGTTTATTTGCATTTATACAATATAACTGGAGATAAGAAGTTTATCCGTTTCATGGATAAGGAATATAAACTGACTTATGACTATCTTTTTGATAAAGAGGAAAATTTATTCTATCGAGATCATCGCTATTTTGATAAGAAGGAAGCGAATGGAGCCAATGTCTTTTGGGGACGTGGCAATGGTTGGGTATTGGGTGGACTAGTTGAAATGTTGCGTGAATTTCCGGCAAAGAGTAAATATCGTCCTTTTTATCAGGAATTATTTCAAAAAATGTGTAGACGGATAGCTGAGTTACAGAATTCTGACGGCTTTTGGCATGCTAGTCTTCTTGATCCTGATTCTTATCCATCTCCGGAAACTAGTTGTAGCGGATTTTTTGTTTATGCGTTGGCTTATGGAATCAATGAGGGATTACTTCCCAAAGAACAATTTCTGCCAATTGTGACCAGTGGATGGCGGGCATTACTTTCAGCAGTGGAGAAAGATGGTAAATTGGGTTATGTGCAACCTGTTGGAGCTGATCCGAAGAACGTGACACGTGAGATGAGCGAAGTGTATGGTCCAGGAGCTTTTTTATTAGCTGGGACGGAAATCTACCGTATGTTACAAGATTCTATTATTAATTAA
- a CDS encoding AMP-binding protein: MVERFLSQTSFSSQEDFNKNLKINVPENFNFGYDVVDAWAAEQPDKNALLWTNDKGESRQFSFADMKRYTDMTASYFQSLGIGRGDMVMLILKRRYEFWYSTIALHKLGATVIPATHLLTKKDIIYRCNAADIKMIVAAGEGIILQHIKDALSDCPTVEKLVSVGPEIPEGFEDFHQGIENAAPFVRPRHANTNDDISLMYFTSGTTGEPKMVAHDFTYPLGHIVTGSFWHNLDENSLHLTIADTGWGKAVWGKLYGQWIAGANIFVYDHEKFTPAAILEMIQNYHVTSLCAPPTIFRFLIHEDLTKFDLSSLKYCTIAGEALNPAVFETFKKLTGIKLMEGFGQTETTLTIATMPWMEPKPGSMGLPNPQYDVDLIDHEGRSVEAGEQGQIVIRTSNGKPLGLFKEYYRDAERTHEAWHDGIYYTGDVAWKDEDGYLWFVGRADDVIKSSGYRIGPFEVESALMTHPAVVECAITGVPDEIRGQVVKATIVLSRDYKNRAGEELIKELQNHVKKVTAPYKYPRVIEFVEELPKTISGKIRRVEIRQNDEK, encoded by the coding sequence ATGGTAGAAAGATTTTTATCACAGACCTCTTTCAGCTCACAAGAGGACTTCAACAAGAACTTGAAAATAAACGTCCCGGAGAATTTCAACTTCGGTTATGACGTAGTAGACGCCTGGGCTGCCGAACAACCCGACAAGAACGCCTTGCTCTGGACAAACGACAAAGGCGAGAGCCGCCAGTTCTCATTTGCCGACATGAAGCGCTATACGGACATGACCGCCTCGTACTTCCAAAGTCTGGGCATCGGTCGCGGTGACATGGTGATGCTGATTCTGAAACGCCGTTACGAGTTCTGGTATAGCACCATCGCCCTTCACAAGCTGGGAGCAACCGTCATCCCCGCCACTCATCTATTGACAAAAAAGGATATTATCTACCGTTGCAACGCCGCTGACATCAAAATGATTGTAGCCGCCGGTGAAGGAATTATCCTGCAACATATCAAAGATGCCCTGTCCGACTGCCCGACTGTCGAGAAACTGGTCAGTGTCGGCCCGGAAATCCCCGAAGGTTTCGAAGATTTCCATCAGGGAATAGAGAATGCCGCTCCGTTCGTACGTCCGAGACATGCAAATACCAACGATGATATTTCGCTGATGTATTTCACTTCCGGCACTACCGGCGAACCTAAAATGGTGGCACATGACTTCACTTATCCGTTAGGCCATATCGTTACAGGCAGCTTCTGGCACAATCTGGACGAGAACAGCCTTCATCTTACCATCGCCGACACAGGTTGGGGAAAAGCCGTATGGGGCAAACTTTACGGACAATGGATTGCCGGAGCCAACATCTTCGTGTATGACCACGAGAAATTCACTCCCGCCGCTATTTTGGAAATGATACAGAATTATCATGTCACTTCCCTCTGTGCGCCGCCTACCATCTTCCGCTTCCTGATTCACGAAGACCTGACGAAGTTCGACTTGTCTTCACTCAAATACTGTACGATTGCCGGTGAAGCTCTGAATCCTGCCGTATTCGAGACATTCAAGAAACTGACAGGTATCAAACTGATGGAAGGTTTCGGACAAACGGAAACTACCCTGACTATCGCCACCATGCCTTGGATGGAACCGAAACCGGGAAGCATGGGACTGCCGAATCCACAATACGATGTTGACTTGATTGACCACGAAGGCCGTTCGGTTGAAGCCGGTGAGCAGGGACAAATCGTAATCCGCACCAGCAATGGCAAACCTCTCGGACTTTTCAAAGAGTACTACCGCGATGCGGAACGTACACACGAAGCTTGGCATGACGGCATCTATTATACAGGAGACGTTGCCTGGAAAGACGAAGACGGTTATCTCTGGTTCGTAGGTCGTGCGGATGATGTTATCAAGAGCTCCGGTTACCGCATCGGCCCGTTCGAAGTGGAAAGTGCCTTGATGACTCACCCGGCTGTCGTGGAATGTGCCATCACCGGAGTACCCGACGAAATTCGCGGACAAGTAGTAAAAGCTACAATTGTTCTATCCAGAGACTATAAGAACCGTGCCGGAGAAGAACTGATTAAGGAATTGCAGAACCATGTGAAGAAAGTGACTGCTCCTTATAAATATCCGCGTGTGATTGAATTCGTGGAAGAACTCCCGAAGACTATCAGCGGTAAGATCCGCCGTGTGGAGATTCGTCAGAATGATGAGAAGTAA
- a CDS encoding helix-turn-helix domain-containing protein — protein MNDQIKQIAERLRGLRDVLELTSEDIARDSDISAEEYRLAETGEYDISVSMLQKIARTYNVALDALMFGEEPKMSSYFVTRAGKGISIERTKAYKYQSLASGFMNRTADPFIVTVEPKGDDEPIHYNKHNGQEFNLVIEGRMLINIEGKEIILNQGDSIYFNSKLPHGMKALDGKTVRFLAVIM, from the coding sequence ATGAATGACCAAATTAAACAGATAGCAGAACGCCTTCGCGGATTGCGTGATGTACTGGAACTGACTTCTGAGGACATTGCCCGCGACAGCGACATCTCTGCTGAAGAATACCGACTTGCAGAAACAGGAGAATACGACATTTCTGTCAGCATGCTGCAGAAGATTGCACGTACGTATAATGTTGCCCTCGACGCCCTGATGTTCGGCGAAGAACCTAAGATGAGCAGTTATTTCGTAACCCGTGCCGGCAAGGGAATCAGCATTGAACGTACGAAAGCCTATAAATACCAGTCACTGGCATCGGGCTTCATGAACCGCACTGCCGACCCGTTCATCGTTACCGTTGAACCGAAAGGGGACGACGAGCCTATCCACTACAACAAACATAACGGACAAGAATTCAACCTTGTGATTGAAGGACGTATGCTCATCAATATCGAAGGCAAAGAAATCATCCTCAACCAAGGAGACAGTATCTATTTTAATTCTAAACTCCCACATGGCATGAAAGCGCTCGATGGCAAAACGGTACGTTTTCTGGCAGTAATTATGTAA